The segment ctcttttccctttctggagtcaggttgacacctatgacATCACGATCATTTCGACTGCTTTCTACAGTGTTATAAAATTCGGGCACTTTGAGGATGTTTGACATGAAAACACAGTTAAATATAAGTGGAAAAGGTAGACTCAAAACCAGGTGTGCACAATGTTCCCTTCTAGgagtgtttgttatgtgtttacAGCCTTTGCGTCACCTGCCAAAACTCCCTGGAATTATTCACTCTGAGACGGTGTAAAACTTCCAGTACTCTCAGGCTTGAGCATGGAAAGTACCTGCTTGATACAATGCATAAAATATCACACAGTTTCCTTCCTTGTCATGCAATTTGTTAATGGTTTGCTGGAAAAGTCAGTTCAGGCAGACTTTTGTTaaacacaaataaatacaacCACACAACACATCTGAATGTGCAGCAGAAGACAAAATTTTCTTTAGGGAAAATGACAAAAGTTAGACTAATACATTGTTGTTAGTCCACGGGCCAACGTGGGTATATGTGCCCCCCACACATCTCTATGAACCTATATTTTTCTGAACCCTTACAGTGTCCCATTAATGACATTGAATATTGACATTGAAAATTTTGGAACGCACTACCTGTTTTCACACAACAAATAGCCATACCCTATTATagggaatagaatagaatagaatagaatagaatagaatagaatagaattctaTTCTATACCATATCATTACCATTTTTCAAAAGGCAAAAACACCAAAATTCTTCACTGTGGTATATAAGATTAGAGGTTATGCAAATGTTGTAGTTCAGATGCAACAGCACAACAGCAATCTCTGAAGTATTCTTAGTGTAAAACAATGTTAAAATGTTGAAGCATTTGATATATTATCTCTTTTTATGAAACAAATAGAGGTACTCCATAATTGTCTGATTTTGTCATTTCACATATTTTTTTGATTGACCCATGTTGAACCGTGGACTATTTCAGTGGGTAAGGATATTGTGGTTTAGACTGTGTGTCAGTGAGCAAAACCCAAAATGCTGATGTGACTTCAGTACTTTAAAATGAACTGTTTTTCCCCTTTTgcaaagtagtttttttttttttaacgtggtTCATTATGAAGCTGGTCAACACTAATGATGGTGGAAATGATTTAACATTATATTGAATGGGGCCAAATACACATTCTACAAGGTTGAGCTAACTGCAACATTTACTGTGTAGCCTTCAGAATTTTTCATGATTATTATTTGTACCCAAGGACAACatttggccattgggtattgtgaaggtcttccgtctgtccatctgtgcgcACAATAAgtgcagtcctattactgccagggtcttcaaatttacagggagcatttttgggacacagaccttggagaagttcaaagatgacctattttaagaggtcaaaaggtcacattctgtttcctattttgcgTACCATCCGCCTGGCATTGGAGTGGACAATGCTGTCATCTACCTCCAACATGGAGCTCTCTCTCAGCTGGAAAAGCCTTGTAGCACTgtgaaaattatgtttttttctttctccagTTTTTTCAATACCATACCACTGGTGCTTCTGAGGGACAAGCTGGAGATCACAGGTATGGACCCCACCTCTCATCTTTGATCTTGGACTACATCTCAAAAGCTAGGGACTGTGTCTGTGACATGGCCATCTGGAGCACGGAGGCCCCGCAAGGAACCGTCTTGGCTCCCTTTTTCTTCACTCTCTACACTGCAGACTTCATGTACAACTCTGTGAACTGTCACGTGCAAAAGTTCTCTGACAACTCTGCAATCGCCGGTCTCATCACTGACGGGGATGACGGAGAGTATAGAGGGGTGACCCAAGACTTTGTGGATTGATGTCAGCGGAACCGCCTCCACATCAGTGCATGAAAAACCaaagagctggtggtggacttacACAGGCACAGGTGCTCTCTGCCGACATTGGTGAAGATCCAGGGAATGGCTATTGAGATAGTGGACtcttacaagtacctgggtgttcacctaaacaatatattattattataatatattattattatactggagtattatatatattattattatactggagtcccctggactcagtgcaggaggtgggagaaaggagGATGACAACTAAGGTGTCATCCCTGCTGGAAAACACCTCCCACCTCACATGTGACACCTGGACTGCACTGGAAAGATCCTTCAGTGACAGGCTGCTCCACACCAAGTGCGTGATGGATCGATACCACAGGTCCTTCTTTCCTGCCGCTGTCAGACTCCACAACCAGCACTGTTCCCAGTAGACCACTCAGATCACTCAAATCATTAATATCATTATAGTAACAATTTTTCAGCCATttgcaataatactacacattctgtGCAGTAATACTTGTATACTCGTCTACAACATCACTTAAACACTCGTGCAATATTACGAAACATTCTTTTTCTGCTTGTATATAGTGTAATTCTACTGTACATATTGTTATTCCGCACAGAACTTGACTTCCATGTTttggtaattatttttcttttaccttgtttttgcacatttgtactgttgttctgtgactgtccctgTGCTGCTGTAACATTGTAAATTTTCCCGTCCTGGGACTTTTAAaggattattttatcttatctattttatgCTCACAcgactgagggtattttagcattgcgttatattttattttttaaagggtTCTTTCCTAATGAGGGAAATCCAGTGGGTCTGTTGTCTATGATTTGCATAAAATGTTGGAATCTGCATCTGGTGAACAGATGTGTTGTCACTGTCATCCAAAGTGAGCTTTGTGAAAATCAGATTCTGGGAATGATTCGTATGTTTGGAAACTTAGATTGCGCTTGGAACCACACAAGCGCCACAGAAATGATTGCCCAACAGAGTTTGCAAGACTGATTTGTGCAAACAAAAGATTTCTGATAAATAAAACTCTGCAATGAGGCACTTTGCAGCGACAGACATTTTTATGAACATCAGAAATAAggattttaaaatttaaacaaaCCTTGAAATGCAAATTTTAATAATGATTGCagtgtatggatggatggatggatgccccccccccccccccacacacacacaacccccccacacacacctaaCCCCCCCCAAACGTTATTTATTCATTACACTATTCTCGTAGTTAGGTTATTCAGTTAGTAGTTCTGTGACACATTATGCTGCAATACAGCCCAACACTCCTGCTCTTTATACCTTtctgaaaatgtttttgttgCTGACTTTGACCCTACGTCAGAGAGACAGTGCTCTTATATAAAATTGCATTATACTATAAAATGCTTAAAATCGTTTGTCTCCTGCATAGATGTAAATAAAGGGAACAAAATATTAGAAAACCTTTAAATAAAATGCAATATGGTGTTtatatttggtttctgggatttacaacaaacaaacaaattaacaaattataataaataaatctggTTCACAGGTCCAACAGCAGGTGGCAAATAAATGGGGCTTTAAGATTTCTATATCAAAAAGTAGTTATATGATTTTTGGACTTAAAAAGAAAATCCCAGACATAACCCTTATCATGTATGGCTGTCCTTTAGAGAGGGTGaaagttttttaatttttaggtATGTGGATGGATGAAAAACTAACGTGGTGTACACATATAGAAAAAACTTTTGTGAAATATGAAAAGATTAATAATGTACTTCGTAGTCTGGCTGGTAGTGATTGGGGGGCAGAAAGGTCAACGTTGCACATGATTTATAGAGCAATGATAAGGTCATCACTGGattatggttgttttgtttttggtgctgcGGTTAAATCCAGACTTCTCAAGCTTGATAGGATCCAAGCAAAAGCCCTAAGAATCTGTAGCGGTGCCTTCAGAACTACTCCTATCCCAGCACTGTTAGTCGAAATGGGAGAGACCCCTTTGAGTATTAGGAGACAGAAGTTGGGTCTTCAGTACTGGGCCAGGCTGTCAGGACTTGCGCATAACTCATCCGCGAAgtgtttattggaagagagtTATGAATTTACTAAAAAGAAGGATAAATCTAATTTCCTTTTTGATGTCCGGCAGGTCGCTAAAAGGGCTGTCAAGGGAAATAAGGTGATAGGGCCAGTGTGGTCTCCTATTCCTTTTTGGGTTTTGCCTGTACCAGATGTTGAGTTGGACCTTCTGGGGCTGAATAAGACTGTAGCCAGCAATTTAGTAAATCGATTTATATCTCAGAATACAGTTAGTATGTGCCACATTTTTACAGATGGGTCTAGGGATCCAAGCTCTGGTAGGGCAGGCTTTGGGGTTTATGTTATGAATAATCAGATAAGGCAGAGTACCCGTGTTACCAATTGCTCTTCTGTATGTTCGACGGAACTGTCAGCCATATGATGGGCGTTAGAGTGGGTACAAAGTAACAGACCTTCTGAGTGTCATATTTATTCTGATTCTGCAGCTGCATTGCAAGCTTTGATGGGCGGAGCCTCGGGAGGAGCTCGTCCTGACCTCGTGCTAGAGATTCTGTCTTGCCTCCATCGCGTTGAGTCAGCTGGCTGTTGTGTAACCTTCACTTGGATTCCTGGGCACTCTGGTATTTTAGGTAATGAGATCGCAGATTCATTGGCCAAAGAGTCCCTTCTGAAAAATAAAGTTGATGCTAATATCCCTTTGGGAAAGGTTGATTGTTATAGTATTTTTAAAGAGTTGAGTgatcagaagtggcaaaagcagtgggagagtgagtcggtagggcggcactattttatgtgtcagccttcgattaaaaataagagactcctctcctcatcctgtcataaggatcaagtcaaattgattagattgagactggggcattgtgggttggcagcatatttaaaagtgattggaaaacatccagatgggttgtgtcagtgtggtcagttggaaagtgttcatcatgttttaatgtgctgtcctatgtattctagtgataggtggaaattgtttaaagatttgtcagactgtggattgactgagttttcttttaggtcaattttttctgagggcagttactcgcatttagtggacaaagctgtgattaagttcctccattccaccaacctctatttgagtctaacatgagataaagtatttaactattacctgtggggggcagcattatgctacgccagcgtatagcctgccggaatctattagaagaagaagaagaagaagaacagcaGGTGGCGATGTTTCACGGGATGACAGTCCAGTTGAAGAAGAAGCTGCTGTTGCTGTGAGCTTCCAAATCTTCCTGTGAGTTTATTTTATGTCGTTTCAGTTTTGACATTTTTGTCATTTAAACATTGTGAGGTGCCTTCGTTGTTTTTTCTGCGCAAATGCAGTACTAATAACTAAATATAACGCGTATCTGTGCTAAAAAAGCGTGACGAACGTCACTTCTTAGTTAGCCGTTAAGCTAAAGATTTACTCATCCGCTTATCGCGAGAAGCTAAACATTAATCATTTCATTTAATGTTTATCATTAGATGTAATATAAATATTCTTCAGTGTAGTTATGTTTGTCAGCTGTTTGATGGCTTGTGGACGTAGCTGATGTGTCGAGTCTTCGCGATCGACACTAAGCGTTTGTGATGTTGCAAACTGATGTCTGAGGAACGAGTGAATAACACTGATATCAGTGGTGAATAAAGATAATGTTAAAGCAGTTGATGCTGATATTAAGTACTTTCTTTAGGTGGTTTTGGGCACAATGGATCAGAAAATTCCTTATGAAGACTACCAGCTTCCAGTAGTGTTCCTGCCTTCTTATGAAAACCCACCAGCGTGGATCCCTCCACAGGAGGTGCGTTAATTTTACACACACTTTATATACATGACTTTAATATTCTAATGGAGCGTCATATTTACAGGTAAAATATCTTAGTAGAAAATAAATCTAATAAAATATTGAAGTCACGAAGGTGAAGTGTACATGAAAGGATTCATACGCTGCACCATTTAAGAACTAATATAGGTCACGTGGGGTCTTATGTATAAGCCATGTGCATGTACATAACTGGTACTCggtgtgcttgtgcatgctaaaaataaatgacgcacagcagaaaacacgagaagcacttcataggaggaaagcaatgactgattgtaggaaaagtgtttccctctgtgtgctgtctgctgtgcatcaaagATTTTTAGCACATATGAGcacgatgagtaccagttatgtgcgccCCTGTATATAAGCCATGTGCATGCACAAAACTAATGCATGCATGAACTGTAGTTTGTGATCGTCCTTGTTGCTTTGGCTCAAAAAGTGCAACACCATTACTACAGTGCAGTAGTGTCATAAGATACTGCCACTACCTCAACTAGACCTAACAAAATGTCAGTAAGTATCACCCAGAATTGTCATGACATCAAAATGAAATATAAGCTATCAACAACCTGGCCACAACTTCTATGTCACAGGGGAAAATGTGCCAGAATGTCTTTTATATACAGGGTACATCAcatatttttattcattcattcattcattcatttgttgagCCTAACAGGCAGATATCGTCatcattacaaaatgtggaaatataGTCAACTATTACTGGAACAAACACAATTTTAGTGTGAAATTTTTATTAAGAAAgtgtgttccacagcctgtcacaaaaatttttgTGGAATGTAATCACTTAAATTCTTGTTTAATTTAAAGTTAAGgagtgtttgcttttttttttcttttttttaaatctatataACCAAACGCTTCTGTAGCTAAACCAGCAAAATGGCAAATTCATGTGACCATCAATccattgtatttcttttttttttattttatcagcCAGTTCCTTTTGATACTTCATatctttttcatgcagttgtttgaTAAGTTTTTCTGCTTGTCTGCTTCTCGCTTTTTCTTGATGTTCTCCTTCAGGCTTTCTATCTCCTGCCTAAAAGACTGCTCCTTGGTTTCCATCTCTTCAATAAAACATTCCTTCTTGGTTTGCAAAGTTTAATTTTTAgcctccaggggcctcatgtacagagCGTGCTTATGCACAGAAACCTGGCGTATGCCCGTCTTCACGCCCAcatgcaaatgtatcaaaagtaaTGTGAGTGctgaaatgtgcggtgcatcatgcaaaaatccaggctggcgtATGCACGTTTCTCCAGCTATTagtccactgtggacatgtaaggtgatgctgggaaccgttaatagtgtgaaaacaagaagtcattagATTGAAGTGCACATTAGAGACGcaatgatgaacatttaacacacctacgtgtttgcaattatatgtatgtatataaaagcatgtgatgtgtaaaatggcactaacagtggctgcgttagcattgttagaggaccaTGCAAATGGTGCAATTCGACGTCTGCATGTACTCAGGAAACACGAGGGTTTACTTCCAAATGAAGATAAcattatgtaacacaatttttgttcctggcttctaagtgttatatttcaactgcttatgtctaaagtctatggaaaaatgattaCATTCAGCACagactttgattttatttattttttttatgtcctagaaagttctaaaagtttcttgaaatttctagataattctggaaacttctagaaaattctggacagttctagcagttcaagaatattctagaagactactcagtagtagtgaaggcgaattgagaatattcttgaaaacagacaaatttcaaaatatcattgtcctgttcacagaagcaaagtttcatgTCATATACtttacattgtgttttgtttAGTTAAAAAAACGAACAAACAGCACAGTGACCCAAATAGAATTTTAGCccatgtgtttttttatttatttatttttttttatattgtcagTATTTTCTGCCATTTTTTTTGCAGCGAGTTCATCACCCCGATTACAACAATGAGCTCACCCAGTTCTTACCTCGGACCATTATTTTGAAAAAACCACCGGGAGCACAGCTGGGGTTCAACATCCGTGGGGGAAAAGCCTCACAGTTGGGGATCTTTATATCCAAGGTGTGTGTCACATTCATTTTCACATCAGCTGTCAGGCAGATTTGTCCCCGTGATAATGaataatcatttttaaaaactTTCCACACTGATTTCTGATGTGTCTCTTGCGCTGACAGGTGGTCCCAGACTCTGATGCCCACAGAGCAGGCCTACAGGAGGGAGACCAGGTTCTCTGTGTAAATGATGTTGACTTCCAAGACATAGAGCACTCCAGAGTAAGCACAGAGAGCAGGACCTTCAGGCTGGCATACCTAACAATACAGTACATGTAGGATGTagtgatacgaggtctgtgataaaagtaacagaccttattatttttttcaaaaaccatatggatttgaatcacgtgtgattacatcagacatgcttgaacccgcgtgggcatgcgagagtttttttcacgcatgtcggttacgtcattcgcctgtgggcagtctttgagtgaggagtcgtccaccctctcgtcattttttcattgtttatggatggctcagagactgctgctttgtttgatcaaaattttttcaaaactgtaaggcacaactgagtggacaccattcgataaattcagctggttttctgtaaaaattttaacggttgatgagagattttggtctggtagtgtcgctttaaggacggcccacggcgcctgacggcgatctgcgcttcgagacgGCAGCGTCTCactatttcaagttgaaaacttccacatttcaggctctgttgacccaggaagtcgtcagagaacagagaacttgcagaagaagtcggcatgaggagtttattcggacattccatttttaacggacattttgtaatgaaagaacgtgcgggcagagtcgcatgtcgggccggactccgcgaatttgcgcgcacgtctttcattacaaaatgtccttaaacagtggaatgtccgcataaaatcctcatgccggcctcttctgaatcgtctctgttctctcacgacgtcctgggtgaattaagccttaaattagaatgttttcaggtcgaaacaggccgacgacggcgcctggaaacgctgcgcgatgtcccgctccatgggaaatccttacagcgacagaaacaccccctaatctctcatcagccgttaaacttttcaccgaaaaccagcttaatttctgcaatagtgtccactcagatatccctcacaggtccagaaaaaatgttgataaagcaacgcgcgccgtccacagcggctattcagacaaagagattccgacgggcggggtggagcactcctcactcaaggcctgcccacaggcgaatgacgtcaccgacacgcgtgaaaaaacttacgcatgcgcacgagggttcaagcatgtcctgacgtaaaacatatgaatcaaatccctttattttttgaaaaaaataaaaaggaccgcttttttcatcacagacctcatacatgtGTAGTCTGTGGAGGTTTTAGAGGGTAGTTGTGATGTGAAGTTGTTGGTGAAGTcttcattttattaaaaaaacaaacaaaacaatatttAAATATTGGTGGCGTTTGAACTGAGAGCTGGTGTATGTGTTTAAAAGAATTAATAACTTGGGATTTAATGTCCAAGCCAGGGGGGGGGCTTGCATTTAATTTTGCTTTAAAGATCCAAGATAAACAGGGTGATCCAGGACCTATTGAGCCTTGTCATGCAGACCTGGTTAATGTGGTTCATCAAATGATGGTGAGGCGTGGAGTAGACTGGTTGGAGACTGTATTGCAGGATGATGGCATATACTCATCATCCCTGATGGGGAGGTGCCACTGGCCTGTATGCGCAGTCGAGGGTGATAGTGTTCACCCTGGCAGATCAACAGCTTCTGTTCGAGTGCAGCTtcgtctgccttttgcattttgcagcatggCTAGAAGACTGAAGAGAAAAAAGAGGATGTGGTTGCTCCTCTGTACACTGTCTACTGGCTAGTACAGGCTGTCAAATTTGAGAACCttgatttttgtgaaatggggACCATTATCATAtgcagtaaaacttgcctaaaccatcatcgtataaaccagatactcgcactcaccggacaaaagcaaagttCCAATGTTTTTGgatagttttccatgtaataaacaccatatataccaGATATTGTAtcacagattttcactcacattggacaaaacgtcccaccccattgcaatgtatttccatttaaaaacccctcacatgtaccaGACACAGCAGTCTGGGATTGCCCAGTcacaacagaggtacgaaatggagttcagcactgacactctccAATTCATGGAAAGTGGCTACCATATGtccttgattaaaagaccggctgtttattttttttcaaaccgtgctcagacccggcGCCTAAATGAGGCAGACCTTTATTCAAGgcaggtgattattaacaaaatactgcttgctgcttgcactgtaatatggtattAAGTTAACAAAGAcagccgctttagatcacagccctctgaGCCCTCTTAATCCTTTTTAAAACACATAATGCACATaattatttaaggcaggcatttattttttttcagacaGAGTTTTGACCCGGCAATTAAATGTGGCAgacccctattcaaggtcaggcttttaatcaaggaaatacataagcctaattggtgctggggattccccgtagatcattCAGCACTTCCTGactaactaatccattacatactgTCAGAGTTGAACCTGGTAAAAGAGACAGCTCAAATTATTACACAGAATGACCACAAGggaaacactgaatttctttcctgatcaggagagagccgGCGGCCATGACCCTCGTCACCACTcgccagtcagctctgaagggcccgcccactcaCCTCCGGAATTTATTGAAGCAAAATTACATACAGGCATATgcaaaaaaaccaacacacaacatcTTGAAGTCACACAGTCTtttctcacattgatatgaaattATTATGACTTTCCACCTCGGAGTCCCACGGTCTGTTCTCAGACAGATATAACATTGTTCCCAGATATGAAACAAAACAACGCCAGCCCTTGGCTAGTGTACAGGCCACAACGTTCCTACTCAAAGCCGatctgttaattaaaatgtacatctgtgctcagTTAAACAAGATTTATGCTTTCACACTCCTCAAGTCAGCAAAAGGTCATTTTACCATGTGAGTAGTTCAGTGGTTAACTTGGAAAGTAAAATTaagtaaaattatatatatatatatatatatatatatatatatatatatatatatatatatatatgaatcacagacattaataattgataagtATATTTACAATTCTTTAGAATTCTTTTGACACACATATAACAAAGTTTGTCCTTTTTATAAAtatgctgaacaaaaatataagtgcaatacttttgtttttgctcccatttttcatgaactgAACTCAGAGcttaaacattttttatatacacaaaagacttatttctctcaaatattgttcacaaatctgtctaaatctgtgttagtaagcacttctcctttgccaaaataatccatcccacctcacaggtgtggcatatcaagatgctgattagacagcatgattgttgcacaggtgtgccttaggctggcttcaataaaggccactctgtttgtccattttatacgtatagcggatttcgattataacagacaaaattcccTGGTCTACCTggatccattatatgtgagttttagtaGATTGCTTattgcaagggagcatgaatccttgTCACCAAAGAAGCGAAATTGTGCCACAAATGGCATggtgcagtctgcaacctcaccactaggtgacagTAAATCCTGCACCCTGTGGCTTTAAGGCCAAAATCTAAATAAGCATCTTTGACAAATTACTTTTGGAAGAATCACAAGTGTTTCCACGTTGACATTTGATTTGTGATGCAAATAAGTGACAATTCCCAGTGCTACAAAACAGGTGtaattgtttttttaaaataagcGTTTACATCGGACTACATTTTTAAATTTGAGTGGTTGATGGAAAAATTCTACATTGTCTATGAAACAGCCAATCAAATTGCTGATCTGTCACACAATGGCGTCAAACTACAGTTAATGCAATGTCATTTCAGCTGGACAACGGATCACCAGAATTTTTATGAAATTAGCAAAAAGGAGAAAGTAACATTctctaaaagcaaaaaaaaaaaaaaaaaaaaagttttgacgAGTATCAGCTGTTTCTAGAACACAATGCTGCACTTTCATACTGACGTCACTAGGTGGCAGCAAAGAGCTATTTTCCGTGAAGAAAGACACTCAGCTCAAGATCCTTAAGCAGAGTGTGATAGGATACATTGATCTCTCTTTTGAGTAGCCTTTGTTTCATACAGATATTTAGTCTTTTTTTAGATCAAATTCCCCCCAATAAGCACTGGCATCTTATTATTCTATGATAGCCATTGATCAGCTGGTGTCAAAAGGGAAATCTGACACCTGAATCTGAATGGATAATGATTTTATCCAGCGAgaaaacccaacaaaaaatacAAAGTTGCTAAAATATCATTATAATGACGCTTGTGGCTTGATATAATCTTGCAAGAAaacaatacagcagacaaacatAATCAATCTAGTTACCTAAACGAACTGTGCTGCATGAGACtttatttttgttcttgtttCTTGTTACTGTGAAGTTGTATGAAAATTATACTTTGCACCACTATTTATGCGAAGGTTTCACCATATACAGCCAGTACAGCTCCACTATTGTTGACTGCATTTGACAAACCTGTTTGTCATTAAATTTTTGTTCTGTTGCacaatatttttatttcattttaatttttgccTTTGTTTTCAGGCGGTAGAGATTCTGAAGACTGCAAGAGAAATTCTAATGAGGGTGCGCTTCTTTCCCTACAGTAAGTTTTCCTGTGATTGGCTCAACAAATTAAGAGCATGGTGATAATCTCTCAGTCATTTAAATTGTCTGCCTTAAGATTTGATAAGTAAATCTTTTGTTTGACAGTGTGCCTTTTTGTACAAACTTTTGTTTCCAGACATTTTGAGACAAAACATAAAGTAGAtggtgtgttgcactgcattcCTTTCGGGTGGACAGGGAGTATTATGgactttacaacccctggcaaaaattatggaatcaccggccttggaggatgttcattcagttgtttaattttgtagaaaaaagcagatcacagatatgacgcaaaactaaagtcatttcaaatggcaactttctggctttaagaaatactgtaagaaatcaggaaaaaaaaaaattgtggcagtcagtaacgattactttttttagaccaagcagaggaacaaaaatatggaatcactcaattctgaggaaaaaaattatggaatcatgaaaaacaaaagaacgttccaatacatcactagtattttgttgtaccacctctggcttttataacagcttgcagtctctgaggcatggacttaatgagtgacaaacagtactcttcatc is part of the Thalassophryne amazonica chromosome 11, fThaAma1.1, whole genome shotgun sequence genome and harbors:
- the pdzd11 gene encoding PDZ domain-containing protein 11, which encodes MDQKIPYEDYQLPVVFLPSYENPPAWIPPQERVHHPDYNNELTQFLPRTIILKKPPGAQLGFNIRGGKASQLGIFISKVVPDSDAHRAGLQEGDQVLCVNDVDFQDIEHSRAVEILKTAREILMRVRFFPYNYQRQKERTVH